The Caproicibacterium lactatifermentans genome contains a region encoding:
- a CDS encoding SpoIIIAH-like family protein, which produces MKVEKRQLVLAALVVALGAAVYLNWRFSNGNQILAKDAAASHDLGQVQLVNAGEASSASSSRAPSSAVSSAKAAASSSSDYFSEARLNRQKARDNASQMLEKTLTDAGSNDAAKKEAVQQSAALAQIELQESNAENILKAKGFSDCVVFVQNGECSAVVKEGSANMGNAALLVKDTVSGQTGVSFDKIKVIEKKSS; this is translated from the coding sequence ATGAAAGTAGAAAAACGTCAGCTGGTACTGGCCGCACTGGTCGTGGCGCTCGGCGCGGCTGTTTATTTGAACTGGAGATTCTCAAACGGGAACCAGATTCTTGCCAAAGATGCAGCCGCGTCCCACGACTTGGGGCAGGTGCAGCTGGTCAATGCGGGGGAGGCATCCTCTGCCAGTTCGTCCCGGGCGCCGTCGTCCGCCGTTTCTTCTGCCAAAGCGGCCGCTTCTTCCAGCAGCGATTACTTTTCGGAAGCACGTCTAAACCGCCAAAAAGCGCGCGACAATGCTTCGCAGATGCTGGAAAAGACGCTGACCGATGCAGGTTCCAATGATGCGGCGAAAAAAGAAGCAGTGCAGCAGTCGGCAGCTTTGGCACAAATTGAGCTGCAGGAAAGCAACGCGGAAAATATCCTGAAAGCAAAGGGCTTTTCCGACTGTGTCGTATTTGTGCAAAATGGCGAATGCAGCGCAGTTGTAAAAGAGGGGAGCGCCAATATGGGAAATGCCGCTTTGCTGGTGAAAGACACGGTTTCCGGACAGACTGGCGTTTCCTTCGATAAAATTAAAGTGATTGAAAAAAAATCCTCTTAA
- a CDS encoding stage III sporulation protein AF, whose amino-acid sequence MIRTWASGLCALAVAAAMVRILAPSGSMGKMLKLILGTMMLCVAIGPFLQGVPKMNLSSLQDSAASNTSSFSALVQQQKTDAAKKQIQEMAEVRLQQSGIAFRKVEVQLLSGTAEGSHTAKVTVTLPDSSNQARAESLLRESLGMEVEVKTVE is encoded by the coding sequence ATGATACGCACATGGGCAAGCGGACTGTGCGCTCTGGCAGTGGCGGCAGCCATGGTACGGATTTTGGCACCGAGTGGCTCCATGGGAAAAATGCTGAAACTCATACTGGGTACCATGATGCTGTGTGTGGCAATTGGTCCATTTTTGCAGGGCGTTCCAAAGATGAATTTATCCAGCCTGCAGGACTCTGCCGCTTCTAATACTTCCAGCTTTTCCGCATTGGTGCAGCAACAGAAAACAGATGCCGCAAAAAAGCAAATACAGGAGATGGCAGAGGTGCGGCTGCAGCAGTCGGGCATTGCTTTTCGAAAAGTCGAGGTACAGCTGCTGTCCGGTACAGCGGAGGGTTCACATACCGCAAAAGTGACCGTAACGCTGCCGGACAGCAGCAATCAAGCGCGTGCGGAATCTCTACTGCGGGAGTCGCTGGGCATGGAAGTGGAGGTGAAAACCGTTGAATGA
- a CDS encoding stage III sporulation protein AE — protein sequence MKSKEWRKRCRFLFAGLAAAMVLLCTCIPCTAAGTSSLPPYYAQQMQGSGADQLPEKLPAETRRQIAGLGVDDSNFQSVGDINPKTFFSAVFGLAGTEGKGPLHAAGSCLGIILLCALVNSMKLSFGDRPLGGVADVVAALCICVGIVEPVINVLVRASSVIHTACGFTLASVPVGAAVLAAAGRPASAASMQLLLTTAGNAVQLLSACVFAPAMKICLAMAIVSSISPDVNLLGLFRCFSKAVKWLLGLSMTLFTGILAMKQLTADGADTLAGRAARFVVSSAVPVVGGTLSDAMNTVTGCIQMLRSGVGAFILLALLVMFLPVLISSLLWMMMLQICAAVSKVFSLQEVAGLLQACSSVLEILLAILLCSMTVLIVSSTVLLNMGGGAT from the coding sequence ATGAAAAGCAAGGAGTGGAGGAAACGGTGCAGATTCCTTTTTGCGGGACTTGCTGCGGCCATGGTGCTTTTGTGTACCTGCATACCATGTACGGCGGCGGGAACGTCTTCTCTGCCGCCGTACTATGCACAGCAAATGCAGGGAAGCGGTGCGGACCAGCTGCCGGAAAAACTGCCGGCAGAAACACGGCGGCAAATTGCCGGCCTTGGTGTAGATGACAGCAATTTTCAAAGCGTTGGGGATATTAACCCCAAGACTTTCTTTTCCGCTGTCTTTGGTCTGGCCGGTACAGAAGGCAAAGGGCCGCTGCATGCGGCGGGCAGCTGTTTAGGCATTATCCTTCTCTGTGCGCTGGTCAATTCTATGAAATTGTCCTTTGGGGACCGACCGCTGGGAGGAGTAGCGGATGTCGTGGCGGCACTGTGCATCTGTGTTGGCATTGTGGAACCGGTTATCAATGTACTGGTGCGGGCATCTTCCGTTATTCATACGGCGTGCGGTTTTACGCTGGCGTCTGTACCGGTTGGCGCAGCCGTTTTGGCGGCGGCAGGACGGCCGGCTTCCGCTGCTTCTATGCAGCTTTTGCTGACAACGGCCGGGAATGCGGTACAGCTTTTGTCTGCCTGCGTGTTTGCTCCAGCGATGAAAATATGCCTTGCTATGGCCATTGTGTCCTCCATTTCGCCGGACGTAAATCTGCTTGGACTTTTCCGCTGTTTCAGCAAAGCAGTTAAGTGGCTGCTGGGCCTTTCCATGACATTGTTTACCGGTATTTTAGCGATGAAGCAGCTGACAGCGGACGGCGCGGATACACTGGCCGGTCGTGCGGCACGCTTTGTAGTCAGCAGTGCTGTGCCGGTGGTGGGCGGTACGCTCAGTGATGCCATGAATACCGTGACGGGCTGTATACAAATGCTTCGGTCAGGCGTCGGGGCGTTTATTCTTTTGGCACTGCTGGTTATGTTCCTGCCGGTCTTGATTAGCAGCCTTTTGTGGATGATGATGTTGCAGATATGCGCGGCGGTCAGCAAAGTGTTTTCCCTGCAGGAAGTGGCCGGCTTGCTGCAGGCGTGCAGCAGTGTACTGGAAATCCTTCTGGCTATTTTGCTGTGCTCCATGACGGTACTGATTGTTTCCAGTACCGTGCTGCTGAACATGGGGGGCGGAGCCACATGA
- a CDS encoding stage III sporulation AC/AD family protein — MSIHLAGVIGAALTAAVFAALLRRTNSEYAVVLRTAAGVLIVLEILQAVLPALREISGLLSSAGVGGEYSGILLRALGVVFLTQFAADACRDAEETALASKVELAGRVGILVLALPLFARVASIASALVKK; from the coding sequence ATGAGTATTCATTTGGCGGGCGTTATCGGCGCGGCCCTTACGGCGGCAGTCTTTGCAGCCCTGCTGCGCCGGACAAACAGCGAATATGCCGTGGTGCTGCGCACAGCGGCTGGTGTGCTGATTGTGCTGGAGATTCTGCAGGCGGTGCTGCCTGCCCTGCGGGAGATTTCTGGTTTGCTGTCCTCAGCGGGTGTGGGCGGGGAATACAGCGGTATTCTTCTGCGCGCACTGGGGGTGGTGTTCCTTACACAGTTTGCGGCGGATGCCTGCCGGGATGCCGAAGAAACAGCATTGGCCAGCAAGGTGGAGCTGGCCGGCCGAGTGGGCATTCTGGTACTGGCGCTGCCGCTGTTTGCACGCGTGGCGTCCATTGCGTCAGCTTTGGTGAAAAAGTAG
- the spoIIIAC gene encoding stage III sporulation protein AC has translation MNVDLIFKIAAIGIIVAVLNQLLIRSGREEQAMMTTLAGLIVVLMMIIQQIDVLFRTIKSTFGL, from the coding sequence ATGAATGTGGACCTGATTTTTAAGATTGCCGCCATCGGCATTATTGTGGCAGTGCTGAACCAGCTGCTGATTCGCTCCGGCCGAGAGGAGCAGGCGATGATGACGACACTGGCCGGACTGATTGTGGTACTGATGATGATTATCCAGCAGATTGATGTTCTGTTCCGTACCATTAAGTCCACTTTTGGCTTATGA
- a CDS encoding stage III sporulation protein AB produces MLRILGALCLVFAGTAAGCLQSRKLRLRRDRAQDFLQFLSAAKAEISCTAAPVQDIVEHHGRKLDFLAPYFTAIEAGEPFTQAWQKASSDSSLTPQERVLLRNFGEGFGATDMQGQLAHCTLYEELTRQELEESQKTYQKDGKLYRMLGVCGGLIFALVLL; encoded by the coding sequence TTGCTCAGAATACTGGGAGCGCTCTGCCTTGTCTTCGCGGGAACGGCGGCGGGTTGCCTGCAATCGCGTAAGCTGCGCCTGCGGCGGGACCGTGCACAGGATTTTCTGCAGTTTTTGTCCGCGGCAAAGGCGGAAATATCCTGTACGGCGGCACCGGTGCAGGACATTGTTGAGCACCACGGCCGAAAGCTGGATTTTTTAGCACCGTATTTTACAGCAATTGAAGCAGGAGAACCTTTTACACAGGCGTGGCAGAAGGCATCGTCCGATTCCTCATTGACACCGCAGGAAAGGGTACTGCTGCGAAACTTTGGCGAAGGGTTCGGCGCAACGGATATGCAGGGGCAGCTGGCCCACTGTACTTTATATGAAGAACTAACACGGCAGGAACTGGAAGAATCACAAAAAACGTATCAGAAGGACGGAAAGCTTTACCGGATGCTGGGCGTCTGCGGCGGACTGATTTTTGCGCTGGTATTGCTGTAA
- a CDS encoding Dabb family protein: MVKHIVLWKLKKAQSDNAAGIAASLRSRFKALLGIVDGLTAIDVGVNYNGGEYDLCLVADFTDKKAQEAYQTHPEHLKIKELVHQVICGRTSFDYEYTA; encoded by the coding sequence ATGGTAAAGCATATCGTTTTGTGGAAGCTGAAAAAAGCCCAGAGCGACAACGCTGCGGGGATTGCCGCTAGCCTGCGCAGCCGTTTCAAGGCTCTGTTGGGTATAGTGGATGGTTTGACCGCCATCGACGTCGGTGTCAACTATAACGGTGGCGAATATGATTTGTGCCTGGTTGCAGATTTTACAGATAAAAAGGCACAGGAAGCTTATCAGACACACCCGGAGCATCTGAAAATTAAGGAACTGGTGCATCAGGTTATCTGTGGGCGTACTTCGTTCGATTATGAATATACGGCATAA
- a CDS encoding FeoB-associated Cys-rich membrane protein: MQIQDWIVLLILLVLAVCAARSSWKHRGCCGSCSQCSACGKCHRAAGKKENDRRK, from the coding sequence ATGCAGATACAGGACTGGATTGTTCTGCTGATTCTATTGGTGCTGGCAGTATGTGCGGCGCGTTCCAGTTGGAAGCACCGCGGCTGCTGTGGCAGCTGCTCCCAGTGCAGTGCCTGCGGGAAATGCCACCGGGCTGCCGGCAAAAAAGAGAATGACCGCAGAAAATAG
- the feoB gene encoding ferrous iron transport protein B, translating to MIFALAGNQNCGKTTLFNQLTGSNQHVGNFPGVTVERKDGVIRGHKGAVVVDLPGIYSLSPYTSEEIVTRDFIFKNHPDGIINIVDATNIERNLYLTMQLIELDLPMVVCLNMMDEVRNNGGTIHIQELQKELGVPVIPIAASKNEGIDELIEVALETAEEKRRPQRQDFCSGPMHRCIHAVAHLIEDHAQRAGIPPRFAATKLVEGDEPMLKVLKLNQNEIELLGHTVKEMEYDMNTDREAAVADMRYTFIEKLCGNTVIKPKESAEHRRSVRIDEVLTNKYAAIPIFLGIMLLIFWLTFSVIGAALSDLMTMGISALTDLTDTALKAYGINPVVESLVVNGVFSGVGSVLSFLPTIVVLFFFLSLLEDSGYMARVAFVMDSLLRKIGLSGRSFVPMLIGFGCSVPAIMSTRTLSSERDRKMTIFLTPFMSCSAKLPIYTMFTMAFFPKYRSLVMICLYVGGILMGILSALLMKHTVFHGEPVPFVMELPNYRLPTPRNTGLLVWEKAKDFLQRAFTVIFMASIIIWFLQTFDTHLNPVSSSGSSMLADIGRFISPIFAPLGFGDWRTSTALLAGFTAKEAVISTFAVLTGATGAALPHMLSQMFTPLAAVSFLAFTLLYTPCVAAITAVRREMHSRLSALSVVLYQTGIGWLVAFAIYQIGSRVI from the coding sequence ATGATTTTTGCACTGGCAGGTAACCAAAACTGCGGGAAGACGACCTTATTCAATCAGCTGACCGGCAGCAACCAGCACGTCGGCAATTTTCCCGGTGTTACGGTGGAAAGAAAGGACGGCGTTATCCGCGGGCACAAGGGTGCAGTGGTGGTTGACCTTCCGGGTATCTATTCTCTGTCACCTTATACCAGTGAAGAAATCGTAACGCGTGACTTTATTTTTAAAAATCATCCGGACGGAATTATCAATATCGTGGATGCCACCAATATCGAGCGGAACCTGTATTTGACAATGCAGCTTATCGAATTGGATTTGCCCATGGTTGTGTGCCTCAATATGATGGACGAGGTACGCAACAACGGCGGAACCATACATATACAGGAACTGCAGAAAGAACTGGGCGTACCGGTCATTCCGATTGCCGCCAGCAAAAATGAGGGCATTGATGAACTGATTGAAGTTGCCCTGGAAACGGCAGAGGAAAAGCGCCGACCACAGCGGCAGGATTTTTGCAGCGGCCCCATGCATCGCTGCATTCACGCGGTGGCACACTTGATAGAGGACCATGCCCAGCGTGCAGGCATTCCACCCCGTTTCGCGGCAACCAAGCTGGTAGAGGGTGATGAACCCATGCTGAAGGTCTTGAAACTCAACCAGAATGAAATAGAGCTGCTGGGACATACCGTAAAAGAAATGGAATACGATATGAATACCGACCGGGAAGCGGCTGTGGCCGATATGCGGTATACCTTTATTGAAAAGCTGTGCGGCAATACCGTGATTAAGCCGAAGGAGAGTGCGGAGCACCGACGCAGTGTGCGGATTGATGAGGTCCTGACCAACAAATATGCGGCCATTCCCATTTTCCTCGGCATTATGCTCCTCATTTTTTGGCTGACCTTCAGCGTTATCGGCGCGGCGCTCAGCGACTTGATGACAATGGGAATCAGCGCACTTACTGACCTGACAGATACCGCATTAAAAGCCTACGGCATTAACCCTGTTGTCGAGTCACTGGTTGTCAACGGCGTTTTTTCCGGTGTGGGCAGTGTGCTTTCCTTCCTGCCGACCATTGTGGTGCTGTTCTTCTTCCTTTCTCTGTTGGAGGACAGCGGCTATATGGCGCGTGTAGCGTTTGTCATGGACAGCCTGCTGCGAAAAATCGGCCTTTCCGGCCGCAGCTTTGTTCCTATGCTGATTGGCTTTGGTTGTTCAGTTCCAGCAATTATGTCCACCCGTACACTTTCCAGTGAACGGGACCGCAAAATGACCATTTTCCTAACACCTTTTATGAGCTGCAGTGCCAAGCTGCCCATTTATACCATGTTCACCATGGCCTTTTTCCCGAAATATCGTTCGTTGGTCATGATTTGCCTGTATGTAGGTGGTATCCTCATGGGCATTCTCAGTGCTCTGCTGATGAAGCATACGGTTTTTCACGGGGAACCAGTTCCCTTTGTTATGGAGCTGCCGAATTATCGTCTGCCCACTCCGCGCAACACGGGCCTGCTGGTGTGGGAAAAGGCAAAAGATTTTCTGCAGCGCGCCTTCACCGTGATTTTCATGGCTTCGATTATCATCTGGTTCCTACAGACCTTTGACACGCACCTAAATCCCGTTTCTTCCAGCGGCAGCAGTATGTTGGCCGACATTGGCCGTTTTATCTCGCCGATTTTCGCGCCGCTTGGTTTCGGCGACTGGCGTACAAGCACGGCCCTGCTGGCGGGGTTCACCGCCAAGGAAGCAGTGATCAGCACATTCGCTGTTCTGACCGGTGCTACGGGCGCTGCTCTGCCGCATATGCTTTCCCAGATGTTCACACCGCTTGCGGCGGTTTCTTTCCTTGCTTTTACACTGCTGTATACACCCTGTGTGGCGGCTATCACAGCGGTCCGCCGCGAAATGCATTCCCGCCTTTCTGCACTGTCCGTTGTGCTGTACCAGACTGGCATTGGCTGGCTGGTGGCCTTCGCCATTTATCAGATTGGCTCCCGTGTGATTTGA
- a CDS encoding FeoA family protein, producing the protein MTLDKLPISHSAVIAQVGGQGALRRHMLEMGLTPHTRVTMRKVAPMGDPIQLELRGYELTLRLEDARNITLEAEKGTEK; encoded by the coding sequence ATGACTTTAGATAAGCTTCCCATCAGCCATTCAGCTGTGATTGCCCAGGTAGGCGGGCAGGGTGCGCTGCGCCGCCACATGCTGGAAATGGGTCTTACCCCGCACACCCGTGTGACCATGCGTAAAGTTGCCCCAATGGGGGACCCTATTCAGCTGGAACTGCGCGGATATGAGCTGACCCTGCGGTTGGAAGACGCCCGCAATATTACTTTGGAAGCAGAAAAGGGGACTGAGAAATGA
- a CDS encoding NAD(P)/FAD-dependent oxidoreductase, which translates to MKNTYDVLIIGAGPAGIFTALELDRLAPDKTVLMVDSGSAIDDRRCPARTGGRCMHCKTCSIMNGWAGAGAFSDGKLSLNEDVGGNLVDYMPREQAQALIHYCDSIYLHFGAPEKVFGLGDRTADKIAYEARRQNIQLIRCPVRHMGTEYSYQVLKAMYDYLAEKPQFTFLPHTTAERILVENGRAAGAELSLADGTIRRVAAGTVVAAPGRGGAAWLTRIAHETGLQLTNNEVDIGVRVEVPNGVMDCLTKSLYEAKLVYYSDTFENKVRTFCMNPGGIVSEEHYDGPDGGLAVVNGHSYANDERHSDNTNFALLVSTKFTEPFHQPIEYGRYIAKLGNMLTGGGIMVQRLGDLLLGRRSSASRLAKSTTVPTLKTAVPGDLSFVLPHRHLTSIVEALKAFDALAPGLYSKNTLLYGVEVKFYSSKMAVDNTFSTKIPGLYAIGDGAGITRGLMQASATGVVVARTLSGKELPKTEHTGK; encoded by the coding sequence ATGAAAAATACATATGATGTACTCATTATTGGTGCAGGCCCTGCCGGTATCTTTACGGCATTGGAGCTGGACCGTTTGGCGCCGGACAAAACCGTTCTGATGGTCGACAGCGGCAGTGCAATCGACGACCGGCGCTGTCCGGCAAGAACCGGCGGACGCTGTATGCACTGCAAAACCTGTAGCATTATGAACGGCTGGGCGGGAGCAGGCGCTTTTTCGGACGGCAAACTGTCCCTAAATGAAGACGTCGGCGGCAACTTGGTTGACTATATGCCGCGGGAACAGGCACAGGCGCTCATTCATTACTGTGACAGCATTTACCTGCACTTTGGCGCACCGGAAAAAGTGTTCGGCCTTGGTGACCGCACCGCGGACAAAATTGCCTATGAAGCGCGCCGGCAGAATATTCAGCTTATCCGATGCCCGGTACGGCACATGGGCACTGAGTACAGCTATCAGGTCCTGAAAGCCATGTACGATTACCTTGCGGAAAAACCACAGTTTACTTTTTTACCGCATACGACAGCGGAACGGATTCTTGTGGAAAATGGCCGTGCGGCCGGTGCGGAATTATCCCTTGCGGACGGGACTATCCGCCGTGTTGCGGCCGGAACGGTCGTTGCGGCACCGGGACGCGGGGGCGCCGCGTGGCTTACCCGCATTGCGCACGAAACCGGTTTGCAGCTGACCAACAACGAGGTGGACATCGGTGTTCGGGTAGAGGTGCCAAACGGCGTCATGGACTGCCTGACCAAAAGTTTATATGAGGCAAAATTGGTTTATTATTCGGATACTTTTGAAAATAAAGTCCGTACTTTCTGCATGAATCCGGGCGGTATTGTCAGCGAGGAACACTATGACGGTCCGGACGGCGGCCTGGCAGTGGTTAACGGACATTCCTACGCAAACGATGAACGTCACAGCGACAATACCAACTTTGCACTGCTTGTTTCCACAAAGTTTACGGAACCATTCCATCAGCCGATTGAGTACGGCCGTTACATTGCAAAGCTGGGCAATATGCTGACAGGCGGCGGCATTATGGTACAGCGTCTGGGCGACCTGCTTTTGGGACGCCGCAGCAGTGCTTCCCGTTTGGCAAAATCCACAACCGTCCCGACCTTAAAAACAGCCGTGCCCGGCGACCTCTCCTTTGTGCTGCCGCATCGGCATCTGACTTCGATTGTAGAAGCACTGAAAGCGTTTGATGCACTTGCACCCGGTTTGTACAGCAAGAATACACTGCTGTACGGCGTGGAGGTTAAATTCTATTCCTCAAAAATGGCGGTGGACAACACATTTTCCACCAAGATTCCGGGACTGTACGCGATTGGTGACGGCGCGGGCATTACCCGCGGTTTAATGCAGGCCTCTGCGACAGGTGTCGTTGTTGCCCGCACGCTTTCCGGAAAAGAACTGCCCAAAACCGAACATACAGGCAAATAA
- a CDS encoding vitamin B12 dependent-methionine synthase activation domain-containing protein — protein MSFPVMQTDRREIYRYLGCGRADPGPTIRQQVERALELLQKTCTPHWIWASYPVTVRGNHTFAARLNLVSQNLAEHLQGCTQVCLFAATLGPAPDRLMQRAAASAVTPAAVLQAAAAAMTETFCDECCEKLASHFAKESLFLRPRYSPGYGDLDLSCQDRLLQILDAQKRIGLSCTRSLLLVPTKSVTAIVGVSPQPVKTGGKACDGKCAACSRTDCAYRLI, from the coding sequence ATGTCATTTCCAGTCATGCAGACTGACCGGCGGGAAATCTACCGCTACCTCGGCTGCGGCAGAGCGGACCCCGGCCCCACCATTCGGCAGCAGGTGGAGCGGGCGCTGGAATTGCTGCAAAAAACATGCACGCCACACTGGATATGGGCTTCTTATCCGGTTACTGTGCGGGGAAACCACACATTTGCGGCGAGGCTTAACCTTGTCAGCCAAAATCTGGCAGAACATCTGCAGGGGTGTACACAGGTGTGCCTGTTTGCGGCAACACTGGGGCCTGCACCGGACCGTCTGATGCAGCGTGCAGCGGCTTCAGCGGTGACACCGGCAGCGGTGCTGCAGGCTGCCGCCGCTGCTATGACGGAAACTTTTTGTGATGAATGCTGTGAAAAATTAGCGTCGCATTTTGCAAAGGAATCTCTGTTCCTGCGTCCGCGGTACAGCCCCGGGTACGGGGATTTGGACCTTTCCTGTCAGGACCGGCTGCTGCAGATTTTAGATGCACAAAAACGCATTGGCCTTTCCTGCACGCGGAGCCTTTTATTGGTGCCGACAAAAAGTGTAACGGCTATCGTTGGCGTTTCCCCGCAGCCGGTGAAGACGGGCGGAAAAGCCTGCGATGGGAAATGCGCGGCTTGTTCCAGAACAGACTGTGCCTATCGGCTTATTTAA
- a CDS encoding methylenetetrahydrofolate reductase, translating to MKIKNLLKPGQVTVSCEIFPPKQGTGLPHAREVVHAIAALQPAFVSVTYGAGGTNCANSIELAAEVEKCGVPALAHLTCVSAEKQEVLAVARRFAANGIENILALRGDLPKDDSFPRDGQYRHACELITDLKEMGNFCIGGACYPEGHVESANKAEDLQYLKEKADAGCDFFTSQMFFDNDLFYNFLYRALAVGIHVPILAGIMPLTSAKQMRRCVELSGTYLPRRFLSLVDRFGSDPATMKQAGIAYATEQIIDLIANGVEHIHIYTMNKPDVAAKILSNLSHVISSHAD from the coding sequence ATGAAAATTAAGAATTTACTGAAACCGGGGCAGGTTACTGTCAGCTGTGAGATTTTTCCGCCCAAACAAGGCACCGGACTGCCGCATGCGCGGGAGGTCGTTCACGCCATTGCGGCCCTGCAGCCCGCCTTTGTCAGTGTGACTTACGGGGCAGGCGGCACCAACTGTGCAAATTCCATTGAACTTGCGGCGGAAGTGGAAAAATGCGGGGTGCCGGCCCTTGCACATTTGACCTGCGTCTCCGCGGAAAAGCAGGAAGTTCTTGCGGTTGCACGCCGTTTTGCGGCAAACGGCATTGAGAACATTCTGGCACTGCGGGGAGATTTGCCCAAGGACGATTCCTTTCCGCGGGACGGGCAATACCGCCATGCCTGTGAACTGATTACAGACCTGAAGGAAATGGGAAACTTCTGCATTGGCGGTGCGTGCTATCCGGAAGGCCATGTGGAAAGCGCCAATAAGGCGGAAGATTTGCAGTATCTGAAGGAAAAAGCCGATGCCGGCTGTGACTTCTTTACCAGCCAGATGTTTTTTGACAATGACCTTTTTTATAATTTTCTTTACCGTGCGCTTGCGGTGGGAATTCATGTGCCTATCCTTGCGGGCATTATGCCGCTGACCAGCGCCAAGCAGATGCGCCGCTGCGTGGAACTTTCCGGCACTTATCTGCCGCGCCGCTTTTTAAGTTTGGTTGACCGTTTCGGCAGTGACCCGGCCACCATGAAACAGGCCGGCATTGCCTACGCGACCGAACAGATTATTGATTTGATTGCCAACGGCGTGGAACACATTCATATTTACACCATGAATAAGCCGGATGTGGCGGCTAAGATTCTCAGCAACCTGTCCCATGTCATTTCCAGTCATGCAGACTGA